Proteins encoded within one genomic window of Thermodesulfobacteriota bacterium:
- the pbpC gene encoding penicillin-binding protein 1C → MKKTRLIHFLPGVLIAFALVLLNLHGGSAPPGFDHVRETFAGSYAVLLDRHGQPVHELRTDLSRRALDWTGLADISPALVKAVVACEDRRFFGHRGVDWRSLGGSIVRGLTGRGFRGASTITMQLAGQLYPELAVKKGRRSPGQKIRQLRAALAIEKSWTKDQILETYLNLIFFRGELQGIAAAAWGLFRKSPGGLNQAEALLLACLIRSPNAPAGQVVGRASRLAMTASLPVNEDELNAAGRNLSPPYGRRPSVQLAPHLAQKRLKAGVRSRRSTLEAGLQRYAAEELRQSVAELSTRNVRDGALLAVDNASGEILAYVANTGDTASAPYVDGVMAPRQTGSALKPFLYALAIDRRILTAASLLDDSPLEIPTGRGIYRPENYDRRFRGLVTARAALASSLNIPAVRTLMLTGEEAFAEVLGRLGIRDLQEGSHYGLSLALGSASVSLYELVNAYRALANGGVWSPLTDDPDRKSEERKTVFSPAAAFIVSDILADREARSGTFGLENPLATRFRSSVKTGTSKDMRDNWCVGYSGRYTVGVWVGNFPGEPMWNVSGMSGAAPVWMAVMNQLHRNDPGQAAPALPPGVVTAEVMVETEGRRRQEYFLNGTQQAAMVRPAVTAAVRIAYPAPDTIIALDPDIPPDRQKVFFRTAPPDAALRWALDGRDIGPADSAPAWSPVRGKHALALVDAENRVVDQVLFSVR, encoded by the coding sequence GTGAAAAAAACACGCCTGATCCATTTTCTGCCGGGGGTTCTGATCGCCTTTGCCCTGGTCCTGCTCAACCTCCATGGCGGTTCGGCCCCGCCCGGGTTCGACCATGTCCGGGAAACGTTTGCCGGCTCCTATGCCGTGCTGCTCGACCGCCATGGTCAGCCCGTCCATGAACTGAGGACTGATCTATCCCGCCGGGCACTGGACTGGACCGGCCTGGCCGACATCTCCCCGGCCCTTGTCAAGGCGGTGGTGGCTTGCGAGGATCGCCGTTTCTTCGGTCACCGCGGGGTCGACTGGCGGTCACTGGGGGGGTCGATTGTTCGGGGCCTGACCGGACGGGGTTTCCGTGGGGCCAGCACCATTACCATGCAGCTGGCCGGTCAACTCTATCCGGAGCTGGCAGTAAAGAAAGGCCGCCGCTCCCCGGGCCAGAAGATCCGGCAGCTCCGCGCGGCCCTGGCCATAGAAAAAAGCTGGACCAAGGATCAGATCCTGGAGACTTACCTGAATCTGATCTTCTTCCGCGGCGAACTCCAGGGCATCGCGGCCGCGGCCTGGGGCCTGTTCCGCAAATCCCCCGGCGGCCTGAACCAGGCCGAAGCCCTCTTACTGGCCTGCCTGATCCGGTCGCCCAACGCCCCGGCCGGACAGGTCGTCGGCCGGGCCTCCCGCCTGGCCATGACCGCTTCCCTGCCGGTGAATGAGGACGAGTTGAACGCTGCCGGACGGAACCTGTCTCCCCCTTACGGCCGGCGACCATCGGTCCAGCTCGCCCCCCACCTGGCCCAAAAACGGTTAAAGGCCGGGGTCCGGTCCCGCCGTTCAACCCTGGAGGCGGGCCTGCAGCGATATGCCGCCGAAGAGCTGCGGCAGTCCGTGGCCGAATTGAGTACCCGCAATGTCCGCGACGGCGCCCTGCTGGCCGTTGATAACGCTTCCGGCGAGATCCTGGCCTACGTGGCCAATACCGGCGACACCGCTTCCGCGCCGTACGTGGACGGCGTCATGGCCCCGCGCCAGACCGGTTCGGCCTTAAAGCCGTTTCTGTACGCCCTGGCCATTGACCGCCGCATCCTGACAGCGGCCTCCCTGCTGGACGATTCCCCATTGGAAATTCCCACCGGACGCGGCATTTACCGGCCGGAAAACTATGACCGCCGCTTCCGGGGGCTGGTGACCGCGCGCGCGGCCCTGGCTTCTTCTCTGAACATCCCGGCGGTGAGGACCCTGATGCTGACCGGTGAAGAGGCCTTTGCCGAAGTGCTGGGCCGTCTCGGCATCCGTGACCTTCAGGAGGGCTCGCACTACGGCCTGTCCCTGGCTCTTGGTTCGGCCAGTGTTTCCCTGTACGAGCTGGTCAACGCCTATCGCGCCCTGGCCAACGGCGGCGTCTGGAGCCCCCTGACGGACGATCCCGACAGGAAGTCGGAGGAACGGAAAACGGTATTCTCCCCGGCCGCCGCCTTTATCGTTTCCGACATTCTCGCCGACCGGGAGGCGCGCAGCGGCACCTTCGGCCTGGAAAATCCCCTGGCCACCCGTTTCCGGTCGTCGGTCAAGACCGGGACCAGCAAAGACATGCGCGACAACTGGTGCGTGGGATATTCCGGCCGCTATACGGTGGGGGTGTGGGTGGGCAATTTCCCGGGCGAACCCATGTGGAACGTCAGCGGCATGAGCGGGGCCGCGCCCGTGTGGATGGCCGTCATGAACCAGCTGCACCGGAACGATCCCGGCCAGGCCGCCCCTGCCCTGCCGCCCGGCGTGGTGACAGCCGAGGTGATGGTGGAAACCGAGGGCCGCCGCCGGCAAGAGTATTTCCTCAACGGCACCCAGCAGGCCGCCATGGTCCGGCCGGCGGTGACTGCGGCGGTCCGCATCGCCTACCCGGCCCCGGACACAATCATCGCCCTGGACCCGGATATCCCGCCCGACCGGCAGAAGGTGTTTTTCAGGACCGCCCCGCCGGACGCGGCCCTGCGCTGGGCCCTGGACGGCAGGGACATCGGCCCGGCGGATTCAGCGCCGGCCTGGAGCCCGGTCAGGGGGAAACATGCCCTTGCCCTGGTGGACGCGGAGAACCGCGTGGTCGACCAGGTGCTGTTTTCCGTGCGGTAG
- a CDS encoding DUF6125 family protein, with the protein MNGLESLEKNDIKELLSKGWITHDAMWFLHSLKEVGMEKTNRINRLAVESMAAIEVARLKKALGFEKETVTSFDDLVEFLSRAMDLVLARFMRFKVDTPARNVIHWEMEKDACFAYKGISGMGVIDQYHCGVLYRIENWLRGLGVAYEMRPPVTNCLMHATGECKGDFILNLS; encoded by the coding sequence ATGAACGGACTCGAATCTCTTGAAAAGAACGACATTAAGGAACTGCTCAGCAAGGGCTGGATCACCCACGACGCCATGTGGTTTCTGCATTCCTTAAAAGAGGTCGGCATGGAAAAGACCAACCGCATCAACCGGCTGGCCGTGGAATCCATGGCCGCCATCGAGGTGGCCCGCCTGAAAAAAGCCCTGGGATTTGAAAAGGAAACCGTCACCTCGTTTGACGACCTGGTCGAGTTTTTGAGCCGGGCCATGGACCTGGTCCTGGCCCGCTTCATGCGGTTTAAGGTCGACACGCCGGCCAGGAACGTGATCCACTGGGAAATGGAAAAAGACGCCTGCTTCGCCTACAAAGGGATTTCCGGCATGGGTGTCATCGATCAGTATCATTGCGGCGTGCTGTACCGCATCGAAAACTGGCTTCGCGGACTGGGGGTCGCCTATGAGATGCGGCCGCCGGTTACCAACTGCCTGATGCACGCTACCGGTGAGTGCAAGGGCGATTTTATATTAAACCTGTCATAA
- a CDS encoding 4Fe-4S binding protein — translation MSDQIYRDAASAINKAGAVPFPVNDTLLDILKILMTPEQAQFVQMLDRPLNRGELEKKSGLSGDALDRMLNDLMDNGVITGAASRSAGMMVYRALPPIPGIFETTMMRGETGEKQKTLARLFEKLFEELSAMVQQNYDAVVPALKAVPPMTRIVPVEKQVDRSLDTVMPAEDVKKLIDRFDTIAVAYCYCRHQKDLLGRSCRVTDERKNCLLFGKTAEFFIAHQFAVPVTRDQARTIMEKAEADGLVHKAFHEKYDTGKDEMAVCNCCKCCCETFNSFYRGGVPTITYTAYIARVDAGTCTGCESCVEICPMEAIAMADGVARIDDPRCIGCGVCAYHCPAEALTLERTGQRHVFVPPPKL, via the coding sequence ATGAGCGATCAGATTTACCGTGACGCCGCCTCGGCCATCAACAAGGCCGGCGCGGTTCCATTTCCGGTCAACGACACCCTGCTGGATATCCTCAAGATCCTGATGACCCCGGAGCAGGCGCAATTCGTGCAGATGCTCGACCGGCCGTTAAACCGCGGGGAATTGGAGAAAAAATCAGGCCTGTCGGGCGACGCCCTGGACCGGATGCTCAACGACCTCATGGACAACGGCGTGATTACCGGAGCGGCCAGCAGAAGCGCCGGTATGATGGTCTACCGGGCCCTGCCGCCCATCCCCGGAATCTTTGAGACTACCATGATGCGCGGCGAGACCGGGGAAAAGCAGAAGACCCTGGCCCGCCTGTTTGAAAAGCTGTTCGAGGAGCTGTCCGCCATGGTCCAGCAGAACTACGACGCCGTTGTCCCGGCCCTCAAGGCGGTTCCTCCCATGACCCGCATCGTTCCCGTGGAAAAGCAGGTGGACCGGTCCCTGGATACGGTCATGCCCGCCGAGGACGTGAAAAAACTCATCGACCGGTTCGACACCATTGCCGTGGCTTACTGCTATTGCCGGCACCAGAAAGACCTGCTGGGCCGCTCCTGCCGCGTGACCGACGAAAGGAAAAACTGCCTGCTTTTCGGCAAGACCGCCGAGTTCTTCATCGCCCATCAATTCGCCGTGCCGGTCACCCGGGACCAGGCCCGGACGATCATGGAGAAAGCCGAGGCGGACGGCCTGGTCCATAAAGCCTTTCATGAGAAATACGACACCGGCAAGGATGAGATGGCGGTCTGCAACTGCTGCAAGTGCTGCTGCGAAACCTTCAACTCGTTTTACCGCGGCGGCGTTCCGACCATTACCTACACCGCTTATATCGCGCGGGTGGATGCCGGCACCTGCACCGGCTGTGAAAGCTGCGTCGAGATCTGCCCCATGGAGGCCATTGCCATGGCGGACGGTGTTGCCCGGATCGATGACCCCCGCTGCATTGGCTGCGGCGTGTGCGCTTATCACTGCCCGGCCGAAGCCCTGACCCTGGAGCGTACCGGCCAGCGCCATGTGTTCGTGCCGCCGCCAAAACTTTAG
- a CDS encoding DUF6569 family protein: MEKTIAAFLDDMNVGPAQAWKNLTLFPLLSDRTSGLDYLLLDEALEKQCVTISEISEGGSVPELIVDNRGGHMLLMLDGEELVGARQNRVINTTILVAAGTAVTIPVSCCEQGRWSYNSPHFSSENRVMSPRMRAFKSDQVRSSLKSGLKFQSDQSAIWEDIAERADRRGARSHSMAMAAIYEKEKTRLEDFRRQFHALDNQVGAILAINGAIVGADMFSRPETFAMVFGKLIDSYALDAIDWLDTEQAPTAGGPDPAAFIAAVKSASAESHPSVALGRDIRFESDRVNGFALIHEDTLLHLSSFARFKEAGRIRNGRMQRFSSRRARGRS, encoded by the coding sequence ATGGAAAAGACAATTGCGGCATTTCTGGACGACATGAACGTGGGCCCCGCCCAAGCCTGGAAGAACCTGACCCTGTTTCCGTTGCTCTCGGACCGGACCAGCGGGCTGGATTACCTGCTGCTGGATGAAGCCCTGGAAAAACAATGTGTTACCATATCGGAAATCAGCGAGGGCGGATCGGTTCCGGAACTGATAGTGGACAACCGCGGCGGGCACATGCTGCTGATGCTTGACGGCGAAGAACTGGTCGGGGCCAGGCAGAACCGGGTCATCAACACCACCATCCTGGTCGCCGCCGGGACCGCCGTCACCATCCCGGTCAGCTGCTGCGAGCAGGGCCGCTGGTCTTACAACAGCCCGCACTTTTCCAGTGAAAACCGGGTCATGTCCCCCCGCATGCGGGCCTTTAAATCCGACCAGGTCAGGAGCAGTCTCAAATCCGGGCTGAAATTCCAGTCGGATCAGAGCGCCATCTGGGAGGACATCGCGGAACGGGCCGACCGTCGTGGCGCCCGGTCGCACAGCATGGCCATGGCGGCCATCTATGAAAAGGAAAAAACCAGGCTGGAAGACTTCCGGCGCCAATTTCACGCCCTCGACAACCAGGTCGGCGCGATCCTGGCCATCAACGGGGCCATCGTCGGTGCGGACATGTTCAGCCGGCCGGAAACGTTTGCCATGGTGTTCGGCAAACTGATCGACAGCTATGCCCTGGACGCCATCGACTGGCTGGACACGGAACAGGCGCCCACCGCCGGCGGCCCCGACCCGGCGGCCTTTATCGCCGCCGTGAAGTCGGCTTCGGCCGAAAGCCACCCGTCGGTGGCCCTGGGCCGGGATATCCGCTTTGAATCCGACCGGGTCAACGGGTTTGCCCTGATCCACGAGGATACCCTGCTCCACCTGTCCTCATTTGCCCGGTTCAAAGAAGCCGGAAGAATCAGGAACGGCCGGATGCAGCGATTCTCCAGCCGCAGAGCCCGCGGCCGATCGTAA
- a CDS encoding TetR/AcrR family transcriptional regulator, with protein sequence MKTLNATHVNSPVRQRQIIEAALACFTEKGFPATSIADICRKAGASTGSVYHHFKSKGRLAAAIYLEGIRDYQTGMIDILSKQQTAREGIFAIVRFHLTWVKEHPEWARFLFQKRHAEYMDDTEDEMKRLNAEFAKGMSGWFQKNIEAGTIKALPRDVFIALLLGPCQEFARMVVGGYAKSDVTVAARKLAEAAWAALGAES encoded by the coding sequence ATGAAAACACTCAACGCCACCCACGTCAATTCTCCCGTTCGGCAGCGACAGATCATCGAGGCGGCCCTGGCCTGTTTCACCGAAAAAGGGTTTCCGGCCACCAGCATCGCCGACATCTGCCGGAAAGCCGGCGCCAGCACCGGCAGCGTCTATCATCATTTTAAAAGCAAGGGCCGGCTGGCGGCCGCCATTTATCTGGAAGGGATCCGCGATTACCAGACCGGGATGATCGATATCCTCTCCAAGCAGCAGACGGCCAGGGAAGGCATCTTTGCCATTGTCCGTTTCCATCTGACCTGGGTGAAGGAGCACCCGGAATGGGCCCGGTTCCTGTTCCAGAAGCGTCATGCCGAATATATGGACGACACGGAAGATGAAATGAAGCGGCTCAACGCCGAATTCGCCAAAGGCATGTCCGGCTGGTTTCAGAAAAACATCGAGGCGGGAACGATCAAGGCCCTGCCCCGGGATGTGTTTATCGCGCTGCTGCTGGGGCCGTGCCAGGAGTTTGCCAGGATGGTTGTGGGTGGATATGCCAAATCCGATGTGACCGTCGCGGCCCGGAAACTGGCGGAGGCTGCCTGGGCCGCCCTGGGTGCAGAATCGTAA
- a CDS encoding transposase, whose translation MPRANRHFLPGHVWHVTHRCHKKEMLLKFAIDRSAWIQWLFEARKRYGLEVLNYAVTSNHIHLLVCGNDDRETIPRSLQLIAGRTAQAYNWRKNRNGAFWEDRYHATAVDTDDHLLRCMIYIDLNMVRARVVDHPAQWPHCGYHEIINSPRRYRILSRDRLKQLLGLNEAKLTDSYPCRVRESIQGGTERTEIWTRSIAVGRSDFVKKVKEDLGSNARHRELETIIPDGTSVLKESLSSYNADFKVENDGLSDKNAFFWKVFTEI comes from the coding sequence ATGCCTCGAGCCAACAGACATTTTTTACCCGGCCATGTCTGGCATGTTACCCACAGGTGCCATAAAAAAGAAATGCTGCTCAAATTTGCCATTGACCGCTCGGCCTGGATTCAATGGCTTTTTGAGGCCCGTAAGCGGTACGGGCTGGAAGTTTTAAATTATGCGGTGACCTCCAATCACATTCATCTGCTTGTATGCGGTAACGATGACAGGGAAACTATTCCGCGCTCATTGCAACTCATTGCCGGCAGGACTGCCCAGGCATACAATTGGCGAAAAAATCGCAATGGCGCTTTCTGGGAGGACAGGTACCACGCTACGGCGGTTGACACGGACGATCATCTCTTGCGGTGTATGATCTATATCGATCTGAATATGGTTAGAGCGAGGGTAGTGGATCATCCGGCCCAATGGCCGCATTGCGGCTATCATGAAATCATTAATTCGCCCCGGCGCTATCGGATATTATCACGGGATCGGTTGAAACAACTGCTCGGCTTAAATGAGGCAAAATTGACGGACAGCTACCCGTGCCGAGTGCGCGAGTCAATTCAGGGCGGGACGGAACGGACAGAGATATGGACCAGATCGATTGCCGTCGGGCGATCGGATTTTGTGAAAAAAGTTAAGGAGGATCTCGGGAGTAATGCACGACACCGCGAACTGGAAACCATAATACCTGACGGTACATCGGTGCTGAAAGAGTCTCTCTCTTCTTACAATGCCGATTTTAAGGTTGAAAATGACGGTTTAAGCGATAAAAACGCTTTCTTTTGGAAAGTATTCACTGAGATTTAA